A stretch of the uncultured Desulfobacter sp. genome encodes the following:
- a CDS encoding potassium channel protein, with product MKITVFIAVLFFIFGTSGYMAIEGWGLLDSAYMTAITLSTVGFLEVHDMSDGGRLFTIFLIFTGVGYFLYLGGVFISSVVDGEIKSMLGRQRLNSKIKKMNDHYIVCGYGRIGRVLCKFVAEDTRDIVVVEQSEELKEILEKDKIHYIIGDAGNEDVLEKAGIKRAKALVAALATDTENVFLVLTARQLNPDIYIMARASNPMVRKKLYVAGATQVESPYDIGGVSMGLKLLRPTVSNFLNTALSRESDAIQIEEAFVPETSSYAGKPLKDSGIRQNYNLIIIAIKEKSGHMEFAPHFETIIHPRDTLIVMGKTEDLKAFRHALGNM from the coding sequence ATGAAGATTACCGTATTTATCGCGGTTCTGTTTTTTATATTTGGTACAAGCGGGTACATGGCCATTGAAGGCTGGGGGCTTTTGGATTCGGCATATATGACGGCCATAACCTTGAGCACGGTGGGCTTTCTTGAGGTCCACGACATGTCTGACGGTGGACGGTTATTCACAATCTTTCTGATATTTACGGGCGTAGGATATTTTCTATATCTAGGTGGCGTTTTCATCAGTTCGGTGGTGGATGGTGAAATTAAAAGCATGCTGGGGAGGCAGCGTTTGAACAGCAAAATAAAAAAAATGAACGATCATTACATTGTTTGCGGTTACGGTCGCATCGGCAGAGTCCTGTGTAAATTCGTTGCAGAAGATACCCGAGACATTGTTGTGGTGGAACAGAGTGAAGAACTCAAAGAAATCCTGGAAAAGGACAAAATTCATTATATTATCGGGGATGCCGGCAATGAGGACGTTCTGGAAAAAGCTGGGATTAAACGGGCAAAAGCGCTGGTGGCAGCCCTTGCAACGGATACGGAAAATGTGTTCCTGGTGCTCACAGCCAGGCAGCTTAATCCCGACATCTACATTATGGCCCGGGCATCAAACCCCATGGTGAGAAAAAAACTATATGTGGCCGGTGCCACCCAAGTGGAATCCCCCTATGATATCGGCGGGGTTTCCATGGGGTTGAAATTATTACGCCCCACGGTTTCCAATTTTCTGAACACAGCACTGTCCCGGGAAAGCGATGCCATACAGATTGAAGAGGCCTTTGTGCCGGAGACATCAAGTTATGCAGGGAAACCGCTTAAAGATTCGGGTATTCGGCAAAATTACAACCTGATCATTATTGCCATCAAAGAAAAATCAGGTCACATGGAGTTTGCCCCCCATTTTGAAACGATTATCCATCCCCGCGACACATTGATTGTGATGGGAAAAACCGAAGACTTGAAGGCATTCAGACATGCCCTTGGAAATATGTAA
- a CDS encoding protein-L-isoaspartate(D-aspartate) O-methyltransferase, producing the protein MTDESTKFSHWRRDMVEKQIIARGIIDPLVIQAMRQVPRHLFVSEALVDSAYGDFPLPIGEGQTISQPFIIAEMTQGLTLTGQERVLEIGTGSGYQAAVLSRIVYKVYTIERNNTLYLRTRKLFDHLKYHNIVTRYSDGTQGWKAESPFDAIIVTAGGNQVPEPLVNQLVEGGRLIIPVGGLHSQELLRIEKTSTGIRTVNLGGCRFVKLIGEHGWSS; encoded by the coding sequence ATGACCGACGAATCTACAAAATTTTCGCACTGGCGCAGGGATATGGTGGAAAAACAGATCATTGCCAGAGGGATAATCGATCCTCTGGTGATTCAGGCCATGCGCCAAGTGCCCCGCCATCTTTTTGTCAGTGAGGCTCTTGTAGACAGCGCTTATGGAGATTTCCCGCTGCCCATCGGTGAGGGTCAGACCATTTCCCAGCCTTTTATCATCGCCGAAATGACCCAGGGGTTGACTCTGACAGGTCAGGAGAGAGTCCTTGAGATCGGTACGGGTTCCGGTTACCAGGCTGCTGTGTTGTCCCGGATTGTTTACAAGGTGTATACCATTGAACGCAATAATACCCTTTATCTGCGGACCCGGAAACTGTTTGATCACTTGAAATACCATAATATCGTTACCCGCTATTCCGACGGCACCCAGGGCTGGAAAGCCGAAAGCCCCTTTGATGCTATTATTGTTACGGCCGGGGGTAATCAGGTTCCTGAACCTCTAGTGAACCAACTCGTTGAGGGAGGGCGCCTGATCATCCCTGTCGGTGGACTTCATTCCCAGGAGCTTTTACGTATTGAAAAAACCAGTACCGGCATCAGAACGGTTAATCTTGGGGGCTGCCGTTTTGTTAAGCTTATTGGCGAACACGGATGGTCCTCGTAA